A single window of Helicobacter pylori NCTC 11637 = CCUG 17874 = ATCC 43504 = JCM 12093 DNA harbors:
- a CDS encoding NifS family cysteine desulfurase, with translation MLQRIYLDNNATTRIDPKVKEIMDPFLRDHYGNPSSLHQFGTETHPAIAEALDKLYKGINARDIDDVIITSCATESNNWVLKGVYFDECLKKGKNHIITTVAEHPAVRSTCNFLESLGVEVTYLPINEHGSITAEQVKEAITEKTALVSVMWANNETGLIFPIEEIGAICKEKGVLFHTDAVQAIGKIPVDVLKANADFLSFSAHKFHGPKGIGGLYIRSGVGLTPLFHGGEHMNGRRSGTLNVPYIVGMGEAMKLAVEHLDYEKEVVGKLRDKLEEALLKIPDVMVVGDRIHRVPNTTLVSVRGIEGEAMLWDLNRSNIAASTGSACASEDLEANPVMVAIGASKELAHTAIRLSLSRFNTEAEIDKTIEVFSQAAIRLRNISSSY, from the coding sequence TTGTTACAACGAATTTATTTAGACAATAACGCTACAACTAGGATTGACCCTAAAGTCAAGGAGATCATGGATCCTTTTTTAAGGGATCATTACGGGAACCCTAGCTCGTTGCACCAGTTTGGCACAGAAACCCACCCAGCCATTGCAGAAGCGCTAGATAAGCTCTATAAAGGCATTAACGCTAGGGATATAGACGATGTGATCATCACTTCTTGCGCGACAGAAAGCAATAACTGGGTGTTAAAGGGCGTGTATTTTGATGAATGCTTGAAAAAAGGCAAAAACCATATTATAACCACGGTTGCAGAGCACCCGGCGGTGCGATCCACTTGCAATTTTTTAGAAAGCTTGGGGGTGGAGGTTACTTACTTGCCCATTAATGAGCATGGGAGTATCACCGCAGAGCAAGTCAAAGAAGCGATCACAGAAAAAACCGCTCTAGTGAGCGTGATGTGGGCGAATAATGAAACCGGTCTCATTTTCCCTATTGAAGAAATTGGGGCTATTTGTAAAGAAAAGGGCGTGTTGTTCCATACCGATGCCGTGCAAGCGATTGGTAAAATCCCTGTAGATGTGTTAAAGGCGAATGCGGATTTCCTTTCTTTTAGCGCGCACAAATTCCATGGGCCTAAAGGCATTGGGGGGTTGTATATTAGAAGTGGGGTGGGATTGACCCCTCTTTTTCATGGCGGGGAGCATATGAATGGCAGGCGCAGCGGGACTTTGAATGTGCCTTATATTGTGGGCATGGGCGAAGCGATGAAATTAGCCGTAGAGCATTTAGACTATGAAAAAGAAGTGGTAGGGAAATTGCGCGACAAATTAGAAGAAGCGCTTTTGAAAATCCCTGATGTGATGGTGGTGGGGGATCGAATCCATCGTGTGCCTAACACGACTTTAGTCAGCGTGAGAGGGATTGAAGGAGAAGCCATGCTGTGGGATTTGAATCGCTCCAATATCGCCGCTTCCACAGGGAGCGCGTGCGCGAGTGAGGATTTAGAGGCTAATCCTGTCATGGTAGCGATTGGAGCGAGCAAGGAATTAGCTCATACTGCTATCAGGCTTTCATTGAGTCGTTTTAACACGGAAGCTGAAATTGATAAAACGATTGAAGTTTTCTCTCAAGCGGCTATAAGATTGAGAAACATTTCAAGCTCTTATTAA
- a CDS encoding iron-sulfur cluster assembly scaffold protein NifU codes for MAKHDLVGSVLWDAYSKEVQRRMDNPTHLGVITEEQAKAKNAKLIVADYGAEACGDAVRLYWLVDESTDRIVDAKFKSFGCGTAIASSDMMVELCLNKRVQDAVKITNLDVERGLRDDPDTPAVPGQKMHCSVMAYDVIKKAAGMYLGKNAEDFEEEIIVCECARVSLGTIKEVIKLNDLKSVEEITNYTKAGAFCKSCVRPGGHEKRDYYLVDILKEVREEMEAEKLKAAANKSQSGELAFREMTMVQKIKAVDKVIDENIRAMLMMDGGDLEILDIKESDDYIDVYIRYMGACDGCMSATTGTLFAIENALQELLDRSIRVLPI; via the coding sequence ATGGCAAAACATGATTTAGTGGGTTCGGTTCTCTGGGACGCGTATTCTAAAGAAGTTCAAAGGCGCATGGATAACCCCACGCATTTAGGGGTCATCACTGAAGAGCAGGCTAAGGCTAAAAACGCTAAGCTCATTGTGGCGGATTATGGTGCAGAGGCATGCGGTGATGCGGTGAGGTTGTATTGGCTTGTAGATGAAAGCACGGATAGAATTGTTGACGCGAAGTTTAAAAGCTTTGGTTGCGGAACAGCGATCGCAAGCTCAGACATGATGGTAGAGTTGTGTTTGAATAAAAGAGTCCAAGATGCGGTAAAAATCACAAATTTAGATGTGGAAAGAGGCTTGAGAGACGATCCGGACACGCCGGCTGTCCCTGGGCAAAAAATGCACTGCTCGGTGATGGCGTATGATGTGATTAAAAAAGCTGCCGGCATGTATTTGGGGAAAAACGCTGAAGATTTTGAAGAAGAAATCATCGTGTGCGAGTGCGCTAGGGTGAGTTTAGGCACGATTAAAGAAGTGATTAAGCTCAATGATTTAAAAAGCGTTGAAGAAATCACTAACTACACCAAAGCCGGTGCTTTTTGTAAAAGCTGTGTGAGGCCTGGAGGGCATGAAAAAAGGGATTATTACTTGGTGGATATTCTTAAAGAAGTGCGCGAAGAAATGGAAGCTGAAAAACTTAAAGCCGCTGCGAATAAATCCCAAAGCGGGGAATTGGCTTTCAGGGAAATGACTATGGTTCAAAAGATTAAAGCGGTGGATAAAGTCATTGATGAAAATATCCGCGCTATGCTTATGATGGATGGGGGGGATTTAGAGATTTTAGACATTAAAGAAAGCGATGATTACATTGATGTGTATATCCGCTACATGGGGGCATGCGATGGGTGCATGAGCGCGACTACCGGGACTTTATTTGCCATTGAAAACGCCTTACAGGAATTATTGGATCGCAGTATCAGGGTGTTACCGATTTGA
- a CDS encoding ribbon-helix-helix domain-containing protein, translating to MEKTENTDETHLRGTKNKLGRKPKADANKKTRAVSLYFSDEQYQKLEKMANEEEESVGSYIKRYILKALRKIEQNGA from the coding sequence ATGGAAAAGACAGAAAACACAGATGAAACTCACTTAAGGGGAACTAAAAATAAACTAGGACGCAAACCAAAAGCAGACGCTAATAAAAAAACTCGCGCTGTAAGCTTGTATTTTTCTGATGAGCAATACCAAAAACTAGAGAAAATGGCTAACGAAGAAGAAGAAAGCGTGGGATCTTATATCAAACGCTATATTTTGAAAGCTTTAAGAAAAATAGAGCAAAATGGCGCTTGA
- the radA gene encoding DNA repair protein RadA translates to MAKKTSLFECQHCGFTSPKWLGKCVQCNAWESFIELNQTQKEVLNTLKNPIPKAQKSVSIAAIEHEEVIKFSSTQSELDIVLGGGIAKGGLYLVGGSPGVGKSTLLLKVASGLAKNQQKVLYVSGEESLSQIKMRAIRLDCIEKELYLLNEINWPVIKANIESENYFACVIDSIQTLYSPEISSAPGSISQVREITFELMRLAKTRNIAIFIIGHITKEGSIAGPRVLEHMVDSVLYFEGDPSRELRILRSFKNRFGPTSEIGLFEMKEQGLVSAKEASSLFFSKEEPMEGSAITITLEGSRALILEIQALVSECSFGSPKRLANGFDTNRLNMLIALLEKKLEIPLNRHDVFINVSGGIKISEPACDLAVIASILSSFKNRKIDNKTAFLGEVSLNGRILEAPNLNARLKEMENYGFLKAILPKKPSQKTSIKCYEANAVGKIVEWM, encoded by the coding sequence TTGGCTAAAAAAACTTCTTTATTTGAGTGTCAGCATTGCGGTTTTACAAGCCCTAAGTGGCTAGGCAAGTGCGTTCAATGCAACGCATGGGAGAGTTTTATAGAATTGAACCAAACCCAAAAGGAAGTTTTAAACACGCTTAAAAATCCGATCCCAAAAGCGCAAAAAAGCGTTTCTATCGCCGCAATTGAACATGAAGAAGTGATTAAGTTTTCTTCCACTCAAAGCGAATTGGATATTGTTTTAGGTGGGGGGATCGCTAAAGGGGGGTTGTATTTAGTGGGGGGGAGTCCTGGGGTGGGGAAATCCACTCTGCTTTTAAAAGTGGCTTCTGGTCTAGCCAAAAACCAGCAAAAGGTTTTGTATGTGAGCGGGGAAGAGAGCTTGAGCCAGATTAAAATGCGCGCCATTAGATTGGATTGCATAGAAAAAGAATTGTATCTGCTCAATGAAATCAATTGGCCTGTGATTAAGGCGAATATTGAGAGCGAAAATTATTTTGCGTGCGTGATTGATTCCATTCAAACGCTTTATTCGCCAGAGATTTCTTCAGCGCCCGGCTCTATTTCGCAAGTGAGAGAGATCACTTTTGAGCTCATGCGTTTGGCCAAAACAAGAAATATTGCTATTTTTATCATCGGTCATATCACTAAAGAAGGGAGCATCGCAGGCCCTAGAGTGCTAGAGCATATGGTGGATAGCGTGCTGTATTTTGAGGGCGATCCCAGTAGGGAATTAAGGATTTTAAGGAGTTTTAAAAACCGCTTTGGCCCTACGAGTGAAATCGGCTTGTTTGAAATGAAAGAGCAGGGTTTGGTGAGCGCTAAAGAAGCTTCAAGCTTGTTTTTTTCTAAAGAAGAGCCTATGGAGGGGAGTGCCATTACCATCACTTTAGAAGGCTCAAGAGCGTTGATTTTAGAAATCCAGGCGTTGGTGAGCGAGTGCAGTTTCGGATCACCCAAACGATTAGCGAACGGGTTTGACACCAACCGCCTTAACATGCTCATCGCTTTATTAGAAAAAAAGCTAGAAATCCCCTTAAACCGCCATGATGTGTTTATTAATGTGAGCGGAGGTATTAAGATCAGCGAGCCGGCTTGCGATTTAGCGGTCATTGCCAGTATCCTTTCAAGCTTTAAAAACAGAAAAATTGACAATAAAACGGCGTTTTTGGGCGAAGTGAGTTTGAATGGCAGGATTTTAGAAGCCCCCAATTTGAACGCTAGATTGAAAGAAATGGAAAATTACGGCTTTTTAAAAGCCATTTTGCCCAAAAAACCCAGTCAAAAAACCTCTATCAAATGCTATGAAGCCAATGCGGTGGGTAAGATTGTTGAATGGATGTGA
- the msrB gene encoding peptide-methionine (R)-S-oxide reductase MsrB, whose protein sequence is MKVLSYLKNFYLFLAIGAIMQASENMGAKHQKTDERVIYLAGGCFWGLEAYMERIYGVIDASSGYANGKTSSTNYEKLHESDHAESVKVIYDPKKISLDKLLRYYFKVIDPVSVNKQGNDVGRQYRTGIYYTNSADKEVIDNALKALQKEVKGKIAIEVEPLKNYVRAEEYHQDYLKKHPGGYCHIDLKKADEVIVDSDKYTKPSDEVLKKKLTKLQYEVTQNKHTEKPFENEYYNKEEEGIYVDITTGEPLFSSADKYDSGCGWPSFSKPINKDVVKYEDDESLNRKRIEVLSRIGKAHLGHVFNDGPKELGGLRYCINSAALRFIPLKDMEKEGYGEFIPYIKKGELKKYIQDKKSH, encoded by the coding sequence ATGAAGGTATTATCTTATTTGAAAAATTTTTATCTTTTTTTAGCGATAGGAGCAATTATGCAAGCGAGTGAAAACATGGGGGCTAAACACCAAAAAACCGATGAAAGAGTGATTTACTTGGCTGGGGGGTGCTTTTGGGGGCTAGAGGCGTATATGGAGAGGATTTATGGCGTTATAGACGCAAGCTCTGGTTACGCTAACGGCAAGACTTCAAGCACGAATTATGAAAAATTGCATGAAAGCGATCATGCTGAAAGCGTGAAAGTGATCTATGATCCTAAAAAAATCAGTTTGGACAAGTTGCTGCGCTATTATTTTAAGGTGATTGATCCGGTGAGCGTGAACAAGCAGGGTAATGATGTGGGCAGGCAGTATCGCACAGGGATTTATTATACTAATAGTGCGGATAAAGAAGTGATAGACAACGCCTTAAAAGCGTTGCAAAAAGAAGTGAAAGGCAAAATCGCCATTGAAGTAGAGCCTTTAAAAAATTATGTGAGGGCTGAAGAGTATCATCAAGATTATTTGAAAAAACACCCTGGTGGTTATTGCCATATTGATTTGAAAAAGGCGGATGAAGTGATTGTAGATAGCGATAAATACACCAAACCCAGCGATGAAGTTTTAAAGAAAAAACTCACCAAACTCCAGTATGAAGTTACGCAAAACAAACACACTGAGAAACCCTTTGAAAACGAGTATTACAACAAAGAAGAAGAGGGCATTTATGTGGATATTACCACAGGCGAGCCGTTATTTTCTTCAGCGGATAAATACGACTCCGGTTGCGGATGGCCAAGCTTTTCTAAGCCCATCAATAAAGATGTGGTGAAATACGAAGACGATGAGAGCCTTAATAGGAAACGCATTGAAGTGTTGAGCCGTATTGGTAAGGCGCATTTAGGGCATGTGTTTAACGATGGGCCTAAGGAATTAGGAGGCTTAAGGTATTGTATTAATAGCGCGGCTTTAAGGTTTATCCCCTTAAAAGACATGGAAAAAGAGGGCTATGGCGAGTTTATCCCTTATATCAAAAAGGGTGAATTGAAAAAATACATCCAAGATAAAAAGTCGCATTAA
- a CDS encoding sulfite exporter TauE/SafE family protein — translation MEESTAFILALVGLFTGITAGFFGIGGGEIVVPSAIFAHFSYSHAVGISLMQMLFSSVVGSIINYKKGLLDLREGSFAALGGLMGAILGSFILKIIDDKILMGVFVVVVCYTFIKYAFSSNKKPKHFEEMHFDLHANNKTPEKKRAIPFVSMDRTHGVLMLAGFVTGIFSIPLGMGGGILMVPFLGYFLKYDSKKIVPLGLFFVVFASLSGVISLYNGRVLDNISVQAGVITGIGAFLGVGIGIKLIALANEKVHKILLLLIYALSILATLHKLIMG, via the coding sequence ATGGAAGAATCAACAGCGTTCATTTTGGCTCTTGTGGGGCTATTCACCGGCATTACCGCCGGATTTTTTGGTATTGGTGGGGGGGAAATTGTCGTCCCTAGCGCGATTTTTGCCCATTTTAGCTATAGCCATGCGGTGGGTATTTCGCTCATGCAAATGCTTTTTTCTTCAGTGGTCGGCTCTATCATCAATTACAAAAAGGGCTTATTGGATTTGAGAGAAGGCTCATTTGCCGCGCTTGGAGGGCTAATGGGAGCGATTTTAGGGAGCTTTATCTTAAAAATCATTGACGATAAAATTCTAATGGGCGTGTTTGTGGTGGTGGTGTGCTACACCTTTATCAAATACGCTTTTTCTAGCAACAAGAAGCCAAAGCATTTTGAAGAAATGCATTTTGATTTGCATGCGAATAACAAAACGCCAGAAAAAAAGCGCGCAATCCCTTTTGTGTCTATGGACAGAACGCATGGGGTTTTGATGCTCGCCGGTTTTGTTACCGGCATCTTTTCTATCCCGCTAGGCATGGGTGGGGGGATTTTAATGGTGCCGTTTTTGGGCTATTTTTTGAAATACGATTCTAAAAAAATCGTGCCTTTGGGGCTATTTTTTGTGGTGTTCGCTTCTTTATCTGGGGTCATCTCTCTTTATAATGGGAGGGTTCTTGATAATATAAGCGTTCAAGCGGGGGTGATTACCGGTATTGGAGCGTTTTTAGGCGTGGGCATTGGCATCAAGCTTATCGCTTTGGCTAATGAAAAGGTGCATAAAATCCTGTTGCTCCTCATTTATGCCTTAAGCATTTTAGCGACTTTACACAAGCTCATTATGGGGTAA
- the hopM gene encoding Hop family outer membrane protein HopM/HopN gives MKFLCIKEKSIKRRKHEKIPLTLSLSLIASLSRAEDDGFYMSVGYQIGEAVQQVKNTGALQNLADRYDNLSNLLNQYNYLNSLVNLASTPSAITGAIGNLSSSAINLTSATTTSPAYQAVALALNAAVGMWQVIAFGISCGPGPNLGPEHLENGGVRSFDNTPNYSYGTNSGTTTTTCNGASNVGPNGILSSSEYQVLNTAYQTIQTALNQNQGGGMPALNDTTKTGVVNIQQTNYRTTTQNNIIEHYYTENGKEIPTSYSGGSSLPLSIKLTYHNDAEYLLQQAATIMQVLITQKPHVQTSNGGKAWGLSSTPGNVVDIFGPSFNAINEMIKNAQAVLEKTKQLNANENTQITQPNNFNPYTSKDKGFAQEMLNRANAQAEILNLAKQVADNFHSIQGPIQGDLEECKAGSAGVITNNTWGSGCAFVKETLNSLEQHTAYYGNQVNQDRALSQTILNFKEALNTLNKDSTAINSGISNLPNAKSLQNMTHSTQNPNSPEGLLTYSLDTNKYNQLQNITKELGKNPFRRIGVIDYQNNNGAMNGIGVQVGYKQFFGKKRNWGLRYYGFFDYNHAFIKSNFFNSASDVWTYGVGMDALYNFINDKNTNFLGKNNKLSVGLFGGFALAGTSWLNSQQVNLTMMNGIYNAKVSTSNFQFLFDLGLRMNLARPKKKNSDHVAQHGIELGFKIPTINTSYYSFMGAKLEYRRMYSLFLNYVFAY, from the coding sequence ATGAAGTTTCTTTGTATCAAAGAAAAATCTATTAAAAGGAGAAAACATGAAAAAATCCCTCTTACTCTCTCTCTCTCTCTCATCGCTTCATTATCAAGGGCTGAAGACGACGGATTTTACATGAGCGTGGGCTATCAGATCGGTGAAGCGGTTCAACAAGTGAAAAACACAGGAGCATTGCAAAATCTTGCAGACAGATACGATAACTTGAGCAACCTTTTAAACCAATACAATTACTTAAATTCCTTAGTCAATTTAGCCAGCACGCCAAGTGCTATCACCGGTGCGATTGGCAATCTAAGCTCAAGTGCGATCAACCTCACTAGCGCCACCACCACTTCCCCAGCCTATCAAGCTGTGGCTTTAGCGCTCAATGCGGCTGTGGGCATGTGGCAAGTCATAGCCTTTGGCATCAGCTGTGGCCCTGGCCCCAATCTTGGTCCAGAACATTTAGAAAATGGGGGCGTTCGATCGTTTGACAACACGCCCAACTACAGCTATGGCACCAATAGCGGAACGACCACCACCACTTGCAATGGAGCCAGTAATGTAGGGCCAAATGGTATCCTATCTAGTAGTGAATACCAAGTTCTCAATACCGCTTATCAAACTATCCAAACCGCTTTAAACCAAAATCAAGGAGGCGGGATGCCTGCCTTGAATGACACCACCAAAACAGGGGTAGTCAACATACAACAAACCAATTATAGGACCACCACACAAAACAATATCATAGAGCATTATTATACAGAGAATGGGAAAGAGATCCCAACCTCTTATTCAGGCGGATCATCACTCCCACTCTCAATAAAATTGACATACCACAATGACGCTGAATACCTTTTGCAACAAGCCGCCACTATCATGCAAGTCCTTATTACTCAAAAACCGCATGTGCAAACGAGCAATGGCGGTAAAGCGTGGGGGTTGAGTTCTACGCCTGGGAATGTAGTGGATATTTTTGGCCCTTCTTTTAACGCAATTAATGAGATGATCAAAAACGCTCAAGCCGTTTTAGAAAAAACCAAACAGCTTAACGCTAATGAAAACACTCAAATCACGCAACCAAACAATTTCAACCCCTACACTTCTAAAGACAAAGGGTTCGCTCAAGAAATGCTCAACAGAGCTAACGCTCAAGCAGAGATTTTAAATTTAGCTAAGCAAGTTGCGGACAATTTCCACAGCATTCAAGGGCCTATTCAAGGGGATTTAGAAGAATGTAAAGCAGGATCGGCTGGCGTGATCACCAATAACACTTGGGGTTCAGGTTGTGCGTTTGTGAAAGAAACTCTCAATTCTTTAGAGCAACACACCGCTTATTACGGCAACCAGGTCAATCAGGATAGGGCTTTGTCTCAAACCATTTTGAATTTTAAAGAAGCCCTTAACACCCTGAATAAAGACTCAACAGCGATCAATAGCGGTATCTCTAACTTGCCTAACGCTAAGTCTCTTCAAAACATGACGCATTCCACTCAAAACCCTAATTCCCCAGAAGGTCTGCTCACTTATTCTTTGGATACCAACAAATACAACCAGCTCCAAAATATCACGAAAGAATTAGGCAAAAACCCCTTTAGGCGCATCGGCGTGATTGACTATCAAAACAATAACGGCGCGATGAACGGCATTGGCGTGCAAGTGGGCTATAAGCAATTCTTTGGCAAAAAAAGGAATTGGGGGTTAAGGTATTACGGCTTTTTTGATTACAACCATGCGTTCATCAAATCCAATTTTTTTAACTCCGCTTCTGATGTGTGGACTTATGGGGTGGGAATGGATGCGCTTTATAACTTCATCAACGATAAAAACACCAATTTCTTAGGCAAGAACAACAAGCTCTCTGTGGGGCTTTTTGGTGGCTTTGCGTTAGCCGGGACTTCGTGGCTTAATTCCCAACAAGTGAATTTGACCATGATGAATGGCATTTATAACGCTAAGGTCAGCACTTCTAATTTCCAATTTTTGTTTGATTTAGGCTTGAGAATGAACCTCGCTAGGCCTAAGAAAAAAAACAGCGATCATGTCGCTCAGCATGGCATTGAATTGGGTTTTAAAATCCCCACGATCAACACAAGCTATTATTCTTTCATGGGTGCTAAACTAGAATACAGAAGGATGTATAGCCTTTTCCTCAATTATGTGTTTGCTTATTAA
- a CDS encoding energy transducer TonB, translated as MKISPSPQKLSKVSTSVSFLISFALYAIGFGYFLLREEAPEPLAQAGTTKVTMSLASINTNSNTKTNAESAKPKEEPKEKPKKEEPKKEVTKPKPKPKPKPKPKPKPKPEPKPEPKVEEPKKEEPKEEPKKEEAKEEAKEKSAPKQVTTKDIVKEKDKQEESNKTSEGATSEAQAYNPGVSNEFLMKIQTAISSKNRYPKMAQIRGIEGEVLVSFTINADGSVTDIKVVKSNTTDILNHAALEAIKSAAHLFPKPEETVHLKIPIAYSLKED; from the coding sequence ATGAAAATTTCTCCATCTCCACAGAAGCTCAGTAAAGTTTCAACGAGTGTCAGCTTTTTAATCTCTTTTGCCCTATACGCTATAGGGTTTGGTTATTTTTTACTGCGCGAAGAGGCCCCAGAGCCTTTAGCCCAAGCTGGCACCACTAAGGTTACCATGAGTTTAGCCAGCATTAACACTAATTCCAATACAAAAACCAATGCCGAGTCGGCTAAACCCAAAGAAGAGCCTAAAGAAAAACCCAAGAAAGAAGAGCCAAAAAAAGAAGTAACAAAGCCTAAACCCAAACCCAAACCCAAACCCAAGCCTAAGCCAAAACCCAAACCTGAACCAAAACCAGAGCCAAAAGTTGAAGAACCTAAGAAAGAAGAGCCTAAAGAAGAACCCAAAAAAGAAGAAGCTAAAGAGGAAGCTAAAGAAAAAAGCGCTCCTAAACAAGTAACGACTAAGGATATAGTCAAAGAAAAAGACAAGCAAGAAGAATCCAACAAAACCTCTGAGGGTGCGACTTCTGAAGCTCAAGCTTATAACCCAGGGGTGAGTAACGAATTTTTAATGAAGATCCAAACCGCTATTTCTTCTAAAAACCGCTACCCTAAAATGGCGCAGATTAGGGGCATTGAGGGCGAAGTGTTGGTGAGCTTTACGATCAATGCTGATGGGAGCGTTACGGACATTAAAGTCGTCAAAAGCAACACCACAGATATTTTAAACCATGCGGCTTTAGAAGCCATTAAGAGCGCGGCGCATTTGTTCCCTAAACCAGAAGAAACCGTGCATCTAAAAATCCCTATCGCTTATAGCTTGAAAGAAGACTAA
- the exbD gene encoding TonB system transport protein ExbD, with amino-acid sequence MKSIRRGDGLNVVPFIDIMLVLLAIVLSVSTFIAQGKIKVSLPNAKNAEKSQPNDQKVVVISVDEHDNIFVDDKPTNLEALSAVVKQTDPKTLIDLKSDKSSRFETFISIMDILKEHNHENFSISTEAQ; translated from the coding sequence ATGAAAAGCATCAGAAGAGGCGATGGGCTGAATGTTGTCCCTTTCATTGATATTATGCTCGTTTTGCTAGCGATTGTGTTAAGCGTTTCTACTTTTATCGCGCAAGGTAAGATTAAAGTCAGTCTCCCTAACGCTAAAAACGCGGAAAAATCCCAGCCAAACGATCAAAAAGTGGTGGTCATCTCCGTAGATGAGCATGACAATATTTTCGTAGATGACAAACCGACGAATTTAGAAGCTTTGAGCGCTGTAGTCAAACAAACAGACCCTAAAACCCTTATAGACTTAAAAAGCGACAAAAGCTCTCGTTTTGAAACTTTTATCAGCATTATGGATATTTTAAAAGAGCATAATCATGAAAATTTCTCCATCTCCACAGAAGCTCAGTAA
- the exbB gene encoding TonB-system energizer ExbB, producing MGGFSVGMLKDYVDIFVFAVLGVASFLALWFVIERVIFYSKVDLKAYDDIDALNLDLTKNLTILYVIFSNAPYVGLLGTVLGIMVIFYDMGVSGGMDAKTIMVGLSLALKATALGLAVAIPTLIAYNSLLRKSDVLSEKFRIMKK from the coding sequence ATGGGCGGTTTTTCAGTGGGAATGTTGAAAGATTATGTGGACATATTTGTTTTTGCGGTGCTTGGCGTGGCCAGTTTTTTAGCTTTGTGGTTTGTGATTGAGAGGGTTATTTTTTATTCTAAAGTCGATTTGAAAGCTTATGACGATATAGACGCCCTGAATTTGGATTTAACCAAGAATCTAACCATTCTCTATGTGATTTTTTCTAACGCGCCTTATGTGGGCTTATTGGGAACGGTTTTAGGGATCATGGTGATTTTCTATGACATGGGCGTGAGTGGCGGGATGGACGCTAAAACGATCATGGTAGGTTTGTCTTTGGCTTTAAAAGCGACCGCTCTAGGGCTTGCTGTGGCGATTCCCACTTTGATCGCTTATAATAGCTTGTTGAGAAAATCCGATGTTTTGAGTGAAAAATTCAGGATCATGAAAAAATGA
- the nikR gene encoding nickel-responsive transcriptional regulator NikR encodes MDTHNKDDSIIRFSVSLQQNLLDELDNRIIKNGYSSRSELVRDMIREKLVEDNWAEDNPNDESKIAVLVVIYDHHQRELNQCIIDIQHASGTHVLCTTHIHMDEHNCLETIILQGNSFEIQRLQLKIGGLRGVKFAKLTKASSFEYNE; translated from the coding sequence ATGGACACACACAACAAAGACGATTCAATCATCCGCTTTTCGGTTTCTTTACAACAAAATTTATTGGACGAATTAGACAACCGCATCATTAAAAACGGCTATTCTTCTCGCTCAGAATTAGTGCGCGACATGATCAGAGAAAAATTAGTAGAAGACAATTGGGCAGAAGACAACCCTAATGACGAGAGCAAAATCGCCGTGCTTGTGGTGATTTATGATCACCACCAAAGGGAATTAAACCAGTGCATAATAGACATTCAGCATGCCAGCGGGACGCATGTTTTATGCACCACGCACATTCATATGGATGAGCATAATTGTTTAGAAACGATTATTTTACAAGGCAATTCGTTTGAAATCCAACGCTTGCAATTAAAAATCGGGGGGCTTAGGGGGGTTAAATTCGCTAAATTGACTAAGGCTTCTAGCTTTGAATACAATGAATAG
- the nadD gene encoding nicotinate (nicotinamide) nucleotide adenylyltransferase has product MNSVLKYKELAIYGGSFDPLHKAHLAIIDQTLELLPFVKLIVLPAYQNPFKKPCFLDAKTRFKELERALKGMPRVLLSDFEIKQERAVPTIESALHFQKLYRPKTLYLVIGADCLRHLSSWTNAKELLKRVELVVFKRIGYEEIQFKGRYFPLKGIDAPISSSAIRASLGV; this is encoded by the coding sequence ATGAATAGCGTCTTAAAATACAAAGAATTAGCGATCTATGGAGGGAGTTTTGATCCCTTGCACAAGGCTCATTTAGCCATTATTGATCAAACTTTAGAATTATTACCATTTGTTAAGCTCATTGTCTTACCCGCTTATCAAAACCCTTTCAAAAAGCCATGTTTTTTGGACGCAAAAACCCGTTTTAAAGAATTAGAAAGAGCTTTAAAGGGAATGCCTAGGGTGCTGTTGAGCGATTTTGAAATCAAGCAAGAAAGGGCCGTGCCTACGATAGAAAGTGCGCTTCATTTCCAAAAACTCTACCGCCCTAAAACGCTGTATTTAGTCATAGGGGCGGATTGCTTAAGGCACCTTTCTTCTTGGACTAACGCTAAAGAGCTTTTAAAAAGGGTGGAATTAGTGGTTTTTAAAAGGATTGGCTATGAAGAGATCCAATTTAAGGGGCGTTATTTCCCTTTAAAAGGCATTGATGCACCGATTTCTTCTAGCGCGATTAGGGCTAGTTTGGGGGTTTAA